A stretch of DNA from Limnohabitans sp. MORI2:
GCACAGTGCCCGAGCATTGGTTTTGGACGCATGTGGACGAAATGTGCGCCAGCTACCCGCTGGGGCCAGATGCGCTGCCGCTGGTCAAGCAGCTAGAAGCGTTTTTGAAAGAGGCCAGCGCCTACCTCAAGCCCGAAGTGTTGAAGGGGCTGATAGAGCGCCTCAAGGCCGACTGGCGTGTGCGCCTAGCCACGCCCGAGCTGTTTGTCACCGTGCAGCCCGATGCATGGGCCAACAAGCAACTGACCATCAAATACCGCTGGCAAGGCAAGCCCGCCGCCGCCGTGCTGGTGCGCTGCAACGCCCCGTGGCCCGTGCCAGGCAAGCTGCGCCTAAAGGTGCAAACCCCAAGCGGCAAAGTGCAACGCAGCGTGCTGGACGTGCCCGACGATTTTGTGCTGCGCTTTGAAGTGCCCGAAACCACGCAAAGCGGCTGCATGGTGTGGACGGTAGAAACCACCCAAGGCTTTGTACCCGCCAAGCACGACAAAGCATCGAGCGACAAGCGCAAGCTGGCGTTTCAGGTGTTAGAGCTTTCAACCGAGGATGCAGATGGTGTTTAATTTTTTTGGTTTGAAGAAAAAGCCCGTCATCGAAGACGTCGAGGCCAAAGTACCCACGCCAGCGGCTAAGCCTGCACCAATGACGTTTGACGAGGCTTTGGCTGCGCAAGCGGCTGAAGAGGCTACGGCTAAAGGCCAAGCCGAGCCGGAGGCTGTTGCGCCAGTTGCACCGGCCCCTGAGCCAGCACCTGTGGTGGCTGAGCCGGTTGTTGCTGTGGCTGCAGAGGCTGCGCCAGTTGAGCCAACTGAGCCAGCGGCTGATGCTGCGCCAGCCGCCGAGCCCGAGGTGCTGGGCCAGATGGACACGATGAAGGCAACGCGCGAAGACGTGATTGCGGCCTACAAAATCTTCCTTGGCCGAGTGCCCGAGTCGATGGAGGTGGTGGACCACCGCGTAGGCCAGCCCGTGGCTGCGGTGCTGGTGGACTTTTTGGCATCGAAAGAGTTTTTAGACCAAGCCCCCAAGGCGCAACTGGTGTTGGCAGTGGCTAAAAAGATCTTGGATGAGCGCAAGCAAGCAGCAGCTGCCGAGGGTGCAGCGACTGCAGAGCAAGGGCAGCCAGCGGCTTAAGCGGTATTTACTTCTAGCAAAGCGCGACATCTCGGTGTTGCGCTTTTTTATTGCATTCGTATTTTTTGAGTGTGATGCAAATCATTATTAAAACCAAGAGCGCTATTTCCCGTCTTGAATCTTCGTTGCGCAACGACATGCATTCGCCATCCTTTGCAACTTTAAAAAAATATGCGCACGATTGCGGCAAGCGTCTGGTGGTGCAGTTGGTTTGAGACAGTGTTGGTAGTGCTTTAACGCAAATACGTTTTCAAAATGGGCCTGTATTTAGAGGCCAAGGCTTCGTGCATGAACTGTGCACCGTCGTTTTGGCCCTGAGTATTGGGCCCTTTTTTTGCGCGTTCGTAGGCTAGTTCTAGTTGTTGTACGGCGCTGCGTTCGTCGGGGTCGGCCCACCAGCTGGGCTCAGTAAGGTGAGGGTAGTCGTTGGGGCCTACGTCGGTGCGTTGCCAGTTAACGAGCAGGGCGTTTTGCGGGGTGAGGTAGTCTTGCGGGCCAGAAAAATCGGTGCTGACGACATGTAGGCCGTTTTGCAGGGCTTCGACCAGCGTGCGGCCAAAGCCTTCGCTGCGGTGCAGCGACAGGTAGCAGTTGGCGCTTTGGTAAAGGTCGGTCAGCTCGCCTGGGCTGAGGGTGTCTTTGATGAGCTTGATGCGTGGGTGTTTGGGTATCCAGCCTAGCGCGTTAGAGCCCATGTTTTGCCAGCGGCTGATTTTTAAGAACAGATAGGCGTCGGGGTGGCTGTGCGCAAACTCCAAGAACACGCGCAGCACCGCATGTGGGTTTTTGCGGGTGAGGGTGGAGTGCAGGTCAAACATGTAGAGCGACACAAAGGCTTTGGCGGGCACTTTGAGCTCTTTACGAAACTTGCGGCCTGTGGGCGGGTGCTGCACCACCGGCAGTGGCAGCGAGAGGGTGAGCTGGCGTGATTTGGCAAAGAAGGCCTGTTGCACAAAGCGGGTGGGGCACCAGATGTGGTCAACCAGTTTGAGCGCGGCTGTGTGCTGGCTAGGAAAGTCGGGCAGTTCCCACAAGAAGTAGCCAATTTTGCGTTTGGGTTGGCTAAAGAGCTGTGGGTGAACGCGGGCCAAGTTTTGGCATTCCATGGCTGACATGAAGAACACGCTGGTGTCGTAGTCGTGCGTGGTCATGTGCTGCCACTGCACGCTCACTTGGCCTTGTACGTCGGTGGGTATGTCGATGACGGAAAACGGGATTTGCAGGTGGTCAAGCATGGCCGCGAACGACCGCAAATCTTCGCCCAAACCCATGGGCGAGGTGGCGTAGCCAATGAGGTTGAAGCCTTGGGAAGGTGAATGCATTCAACAATGATAATCGTGCCCATGGATGTTCAAACTTTAGAGTTGTGTGCAGCGCTACTTTTGACCGCTTTATCGGTAAATAGGCTTTGGCACATCACGCGATGCAGGCCATTTGTGTCGGTGGCTAATGCGCGCAGCTTGGTGTTTGCAGGTGGGCTGCTAGCAAGCTGTATTTATTTTTGGATGCACCTCATAAAGCCTTATGCAGCGCTTTAAAACTCTTCTCATACTGCTATTAAACTAGCCGAAGAATTAATGCGGAGTAATCACAGTGGCTGTATCTAAACCCAAAGCATCAAAAGCAACGCCAAAGGCAGCAAAAACTTCGACGCGTAAGGCGGCAT
This window harbors:
- a CDS encoding glycosyltransferase — its product is MHSPSQGFNLIGYATSPMGLGEDLRSFAAMLDHLQIPFSVIDIPTDVQGQVSVQWQHMTTHDYDTSVFFMSAMECQNLARVHPQLFSQPKRKIGYFLWELPDFPSQHTAALKLVDHIWCPTRFVQQAFFAKSRQLTLSLPLPVVQHPPTGRKFRKELKVPAKAFVSLYMFDLHSTLTRKNPHAVLRVFLEFAHSHPDAYLFLKISRWQNMGSNALGWIPKHPRIKLIKDTLSPGELTDLYQSANCYLSLHRSEGFGRTLVEALQNGLHVVSTDFSGPQDYLTPQNALLVNWQRTDVGPNDYPHLTEPSWWADPDERSAVQQLELAYERAKKGPNTQGQNDGAQFMHEALASKYRPILKTYLR